The genomic interval CCTCGGGGGTGGCCGGTCCGGTCTTGAGCTCGAACACGACGTACCGGCGTAGGTGTAGGTGGTAGAAGAGCAGGTCGACGTAGAAGGTCGTGGACCCGACCTGCAGGGGGACCTGGCGCCCGACGAACGCGAAGCCCGGACCCAGCTCGGTGAGCATCGCGGTCATCCGGGCGGCGATGGCGTCCTCGAGTTGGCGTTCGGTGTGGGTGGGGTCCAGGTCCAGGAAGTCCAGGCGGTAGGGGTCCTTGACCAGCTCGCGGACCAGGTCGCTGTCCGCGGCCGCGACGGGAGTGCGGGCCGGGGTGGGGGAACCGACGACTCGCTGGTGCAGGCGGGTGCTGATGTGGTGCTCGAGGACGTTGCGGGACCAGCCGTGGGTGGCGGCTTGACGGGCGTACCACCGGCGGTGCGCGTCGTCGTCGACGCGGTCGGTCAGGACGGTGACGTGGCCCCAGGGAAGTTGGGCAACAAGCTGTTGCCCAACCGGGTCGGGAAACATGCGCGCGGCGGTGCGGCAGTACCGCAGGTTCCGTTCGGAGAAGCCACGCTGGCCGGGGAAGGTCGCTCGCAGGTCCGCGGACAGGTGATGGATGACTCTGGTGCCGTAGCCCTCGTCGTCCTGCCGGTCCAGGATCAACCGGCCCAGGTCCAGGTAGAGCAGGACCAGCTCGTGGTTGACCCGCCGCGCGGCGGTGACCTGGGCCGCGCGGACGGTGTCCACGGCCGCAGCCAGCAGCTCGGGATAACCCTGAGGCAAGGACTCGGGCAGATCACTCACCACCCCATCATCACCCCCGCCGCCCCTGGTGGCTGCCCACCACCGGCGCGAGCCCCGGGCCCTGTCGTCCGGCAGGACATCCCGAGGCTCACTTCCCCGAACCCTCGCAAGGGGCAGGCACTCCCACGACGAAAGCGGGCCACCAGATGACGCCGTTGCCGCCGGCCGGTCGACCGAGGTCGTGCCCAGGCGTGGTCACAACGCTGCGGCCATCCGATCGGGGAAGTCGTTGCTGGGGTCCAGGTCGGCCTGGTTGAGGAAGTCCTGGACCATGTCCGTCCAGCTCGCCTGGGCCTCGTCCAGGCCTTGGGAGGTGATGATCGGGCCGGTCACCGGCCGCAGGTCCGGTAGCCACTCGCTACGGCGCTGGACACCGTGCGGGGTCGAACCGAGGTAGAAGACCTGGTTGGTCTGCGGGGCGGTGGCGATCTGTGCCGCGTAGTCCCCGCTGGCCCCGAGCAGGAGCCGTAGTCGCCAGAGCACGGCGAGCAGGTCGATCGCGCACGCCTCGACGTCGGCCGCCGTGATCGCGCATGGATGCAGCGGGGGCTGGTCGAAGGCTGATCCGCGGTTGAGCGCGACCGCGGCGCTGCCGTCCTGGTAGGCCTGCACCGCCGCGTAGACCTTCGTCGGACCGAAGTCCTGCTGGACTGTCCGTCGTGACAGGACCCGGAAGGACCGCAACCCGCGGCGGGTGGGAGAGTTGCTGGTCTCCCGCAGCGGGCCTGTGCCCTTGGGTTGTGGCTCGCGGGCCTCGGCGAGGAGCAGGTCCGCGGCGGTCTGGTCCAGCCGGCGTGAGGGCGGCAGCGGTTGCAGGGGCCGCGCGGCGCAGCAGACCCACGCGCCCACATCGGTGTGGGGGAGGTCGTTGATGAACCGGGTGGTCATCTCGTCCAGCCCGGCCCAGGCCTGACGGCGGGTCTGCTCACGGACCCGGTAGGCCGCCGCCAGGGCGCGTTCGTCCATGAACCGGGTCTCGGGTCCGTCGCGCCACGGCGCCCAGAAGGCGTCCTTGGGCTGCTTGGGGCGCACCAGGTGTGGGGCGTCCACGCTGTCCGGGACCACCAGTGCCAGCGCGGTCCGTGCCTCGCCTGCGCCGGCGGCGGGTGCGGTGATGACCTGCAGCTCGAGGCCGACGACGGCGGGGAAGACCCGCGCGGCGAGGACCTGACGGATCTTGCGCCGCGTCGACTCGGGGACGTCGCCGACGCCGACGAGCTCGCTCGCGCGGCCGTTCTTCTCCTTGACCCCGTACACGATGACCCCGCCGCCGGTGTTCGCCATCGCGGCGACGTCCTTGGCCAGCTCGAGTTCCTGCTTGTCGCGTGCTTCCTGGGCAAGGCCGTCGGTCAGGGGGAGCTTGGCCTTCCAGTCCAGGTCCGTCTTCTCCGGGAGAGCCTGCTCGACCGCCTGCACCAGCAGGCCCAGGCTCCACGACCCGCCCGGCTCACCCAGGTCCCGGTGCAACGCCGTCCACGCCATACCCATCACCGTAGCCACCCCACCACCCGGCCGGCCCCGC from Arsenicicoccus dermatophilus carries:
- a CDS encoding PDDEXK nuclease domain-containing protein; translated protein: MSDLPESLPQGYPELLAAAVDTVRAAQVTAARRVNHELVLLYLDLGRLILDRQDDEGYGTRVIHHLSADLRATFPGQRGFSERNLRYCRTAARMFPDPVGQQLVAQLPWGHVTVLTDRVDDDAHRRWYARQAATHGWSRNVLEHHISTRLHQRVVGSPTPARTPVAAADSDLVRELVKDPYRLDFLDLDPTHTERQLEDAIAARMTAMLTELGPGFAFVGRQVPLQVGSTTFYVDLLFYHLHLRRYVVFELKTGPATPEAVGKLGFYLTAVDEQWRRPEHGDGPSVGILLTGTRDDLVVEY
- a CDS encoding helix-turn-helix domain-containing protein produces the protein MAWTALHRDLGEPGGSWSLGLLVQAVEQALPEKTDLDWKAKLPLTDGLAQEARDKQELELAKDVAAMANTGGGVIVYGVKEKNGRASELVGVGDVPESTRRKIRQVLAARVFPAVVGLELQVITAPAAGAGEARTALALVVPDSVDAPHLVRPKQPKDAFWAPWRDGPETRFMDERALAAAYRVREQTRRQAWAGLDEMTTRFINDLPHTDVGAWVCCAARPLQPLPPSRRLDQTAADLLLAEAREPQPKGTGPLRETSNSPTRRGLRSFRVLSRRTVQQDFGPTKVYAAVQAYQDGSAAVALNRGSAFDQPPLHPCAITAADVEACAIDLLAVLWRLRLLLGASGDYAAQIATAPQTNQVFYLGSTPHGVQRRSEWLPDLRPVTGPIITSQGLDEAQASWTDMVQDFLNQADLDPSNDFPDRMAAAL